The proteins below are encoded in one region of Parvicella tangerina:
- a CDS encoding acyl-CoA thioesterase, whose protein sequence is MYSTETAIRVRYAETDRMGFCYYGNYAQYFEVARVEALRALGISYKMLEDEGILLPVVSFHIDYKSPAYYDDELIIKCDVRELPGVKITFDYKTFRDETLLNEASTTLVFVKSTDNKPMRIPNELLTKFTPYYN, encoded by the coding sequence ATGTATTCAACAGAAACGGCAATAAGAGTCAGATATGCAGAAACAGACCGAATGGGCTTCTGTTACTATGGCAATTATGCTCAGTATTTTGAGGTTGCCAGAGTTGAAGCTTTACGCGCTTTAGGCATCAGTTATAAGATGCTCGAAGACGAAGGGATCTTGCTTCCTGTTGTTAGTTTTCATATTGACTACAAAAGCCCTGCTTATTATGACGATGAATTGATCATCAAATGTGATGTCCGCGAATTGCCAGGGGTCAAGATCACTTTTGACTATAAGACCTTTCGTGATGAAACCCTGTTGAATGAGGCTTCAACCACCCTGGTTTTTGTCAAGAGTACGGATAATAAACCCATGAGGATACCCAACGAATTATTAACCAAATTCACCCCATATTACAACTAG